Proteins from a genomic interval of Toxotes jaculatrix isolate fToxJac2 chromosome 5, fToxJac2.pri, whole genome shotgun sequence:
- the hapln3 gene encoding hyaluronan and proteoglycan link protein 3: MLSLLRPLLAICLYLLLLPGGQGRIPVYNNGFHYQDISNGNGNGEIYFNGIRLHVESQQPSVSATRGSSVTLPCHYHYEPELTTPRRTRVKWSWMPANTITELASSESFTKETEVMVAMGNRHRSYGSFRGRVRLRRSAPGDLSLVINELQLNDTGRYRCEVIDGLEDESVTVELELRGVVFPYYSQKGRYHFNFFEAQQACQDQDAALATFEQLFAAWEEGLDWCNAGWLADGTVQYPITVSRDGCGGVDLAPGLRSYGQRHRILHSYDAFCFSASVKGNVYFLKQPTKLNFTEAVQACASDGSQIAKVGQLFAAWRLMGMDRCDAGWLADGSVRYPITRARANCGPSEPGVRSFGFPPPYLKFGVYCYR, translated from the exons ATGCTCAGTCTACTGCGCCCCCTACTGGCCATCTGCTtgtacctgctgctgctgcccggCGGTCAGGGCAGGATCCCCGTTTACAACAATGGCTTTCACTACCAGGACATCAGCAACGGCAACGGCAACGGAgaga TCTATTTCAACGGGATTCGTCTCCACGTGGAATCCCAGCAGCCTTCAGTGTCAGCCACCAGGGGGAGCAGTGTCACCCTTCCCTGTCACTACCACTATGAGCCTGAGCTCACCACACCCCGCAGGACCCGGGTCAAATGGTCCTGGATGCCAGCCAACACCATCACTGAACTTGCTTCTTCAGAATCCTTCACCAAGGAAACTGAGGTTATGGTCGCCATGGGCAACCGTCACCGCAGCTACGGCAGCTTCCGGGGCCGTGTGCGCCTGAGGCGCTCAGCGCCAGGGGACTTGTCTCTAGTGATCAATGAGCTGCAGCTCAACGACACAGGGAGGTATCGCTGTGAGGTGATTGACGGCCTGGAGGACGAGAGTGTGACTGTGGAGCTGGAGCTGCGAG GCGTGGTGTTCCCCTACTACTCTCAGAAAGGACGCTACCATTTTAACTTCTTTGAGGCCCAACAAGCGTGCCAGGATCAGGACGCCGCTCTGGCTACATTTGAGCAGCTCTTCGCAGCGTGGGAGGAGGGACTAGACTGGTGTAATGCCGGCTGGTTGGCTGATGGCACAGTTCAGTATCCAATCACAGTCTCACGTGATGGCTGTGGAGGCGTGGACTTAGCTCCTGGTTTGCGTAGCTACGGGCAACGACATCGCATCCTCCACAGCTATGACGCTTTCTGTTTCTCAGCCTCTGTCAAGG GAAATGTTTACTTCTTAAAGCAGCCGACCAAACTCAACTTCACAGAGGCAGTCCAGGCTTGTGCCAGCGACGGAAGTCAAATTGCCAAAGTGGGCCAGCTGTTTGCCGCCTGGAGGCTGATGGGTATGGACCGCTGTGATGCCGGCTGGTTGGCTGATGGGAGTGTGCGTTATCCTATCACAAGAGCCCGGGCTAACTGTGGCCCGTCTGAACCAGGGGTTCGTAGCTTTGGGTTCCCTCCTCCGTACCTAAAGTTTGGTGTCTACTGTTATCGGTAG
- the acanb gene encoding aggrecan core protein isoform X1, producing the protein MVMMTPLLLLCVSLPIISATIFEKHDDLDGTLRVSIPMELPLRPLLGGKVVAPCYFQDNTVNDPGAPTIAPLSHRIKWSYVTKEKVTTILVASEGKVQVETEYLDRVTMVNYPLVPTDATMEITELRSKDSGIYRCEVTHGIEDNYDSVEIQVQGIVFHYRAISTRYTLTFEKAKAACIQNSATIATPAQLQAAYDDGYHQCDAGWLSDQTVRYPIHEPRERCYGDKENFPGVRTYGVRDVNETYDVYCFAEKMSGRVFYSTSVEKFTFYEAGDQCAKLGARLATTGELYLAWKGGMDVCNAGWLADRSVRYPINIARPQCGGGLLGVRTVYLFPNQTGYPYPDTRYDAICFQAGEDEDVVPGRTTPFPDIIHITPAPGVYPGLAPPRRGEESRRGEVDALPPIHVPPSVTDTFTKVTPPVGQPGYPLTDIDAAMGPTGVVFHYRPITGRYTLTFLEACEACHSIGAVIASPQQLQAAFEKGLHQCDAGWLRDQTVRYPIVSPRENCAGNLPNLPGVRSYGLRPASERYDVFCYVDSLQGEVFYTSDYDSFSYEEAVQHCQKLNTTLATTGQLYAAWNQGFDKCRPGWLMDRSVRYPITTPKSHCGGGQVGVHIVYAYPNQTGFPDEHSRYDAYCFKAEIPVVRIENETSVKPTIVTTVTVAPVAPTVETTVAYTETVTETSVNITETEVLINETIITPQQVAPTVGSIFPLSPPVPVDVSGSGSADHSASGEISGESGTSSTSGDASGSGHEITFSGHTDVFSGDQSASGVPQEAEGGSAVISTSGDLGSASGSGEGIDGQHSGFPVSGSGFISGSGDISGSGDLIIVMVDGKMVEISKTHRQPDELGKGGIDMIESSASGSGSASGSGSGGFSGISFVDHSAVDLTVQPSGEQEVSGYRPFGSGFHSGFPSGFPSGVSGSGSASGDSVQQRGDVIYITDDQMIEVTVPPLVSHPQQGRGVVEVSGAGSGSGIHHEFSGTLEHSLHFSGSGAAHEKPSVEGLSVALPPGSTMTYSEYIASLNQSGLGEGEQEGHRVYVVTPDTAYTSPTTAPSVSLAAPVVVEQPEVVEESVDPCDPNPCGSGSCSVQGEVAVCQCPSGFTGEDCSTPVQGCPEGWLEFMGSCYLHFAERYTWSDAEQRCQELNAHLVSISSQEEQEFVNSNGQDYQWIGLNDKDVQNEFRWTDSSPLTFENWRPNQPDNYFNSEEDCVVMIWHEGGQWNDVPCNYHLPFTCKTGPVMCGAPPEVEHARPMGSSRERYPINSTVRYQCDAGYTQRHLPVIRCMPGGQWGEPQVECIEAGASSNRLHKRSLRRRSKGVSSQQEQRKLL; encoded by the exons ATG gTAATGATGACCCCCTtgcttctgctgtgtgtgtccttgccCATCATCTCAGCAACAATATTTGAAAAACATGATG ACTTGGACGGGACATTGCGTGTCAGCATCCCTATGGAGTTGCCTCTCCGTCCTCTGCTGGGAGGTAAGGTAGTGGCACCGTGTTACTTCCAGGACAACACCGTCAACGACCCCGGAGCCCCAACTATCGCCCCACTCTCCCACCGCATCAAATGGTCCTATGTCACCAAGGAGAAAGTCACCACCATCCTGGTGGCGTCAGAGGGAAAAGTTCAGGTGGAGACAGAGTATTTGGACAGAGTGACGATGGTTAACTATCCCCTGGTGCCCACTGATGCCACCATGGAGATAACAGAGCTGAGGTCCAAAGATTCTGGCATTTACCGCTGCGAGGTGACGCACGGCATCGAGGATAACTACGACTCTGTGGAGATCCAAGTTCAGG GTATTGTGTTCCACTACCGAGCCATCTCCACCCGATACACCTTGACGTTTGAAAAGGCCAAGGCAGCCTGTATCCAGAACAGTGCCACCATTGCCACTCCAGCCCAGCTGCAGGCTGCCTACGACGATGGATACCACCAGTGTGATGCTGGTTGGCTCTCTGATCAGACTGTTAG GTACCCCATCCATGAGCCCAGAGAGCGTTGCTATGGAGACAAAGAGAACTTCCCCGGCGTGAGAACCTATGGAGTGAGAGACGTCAATGAGACCTACGACGTGTACTGTTTTGCTGAGAAGATGTCAG GCAGAGTTTTCTACTCCACGTCTGTAGAGAAGTTTACTTTCTATGAAGCAGGAGATCAGTGTGCTAAACTCGGCGCCCGGCTCGCTACCACCGGAGAACTTTACCTGGCCTGGAAGGGTGGCATGGATGTGTGCAACGCTGGCTGGCTGGCAGACAGGAGCGTGCGCTACCCTATTAACATCGCCAGGCCTCAGTGTGGAGGGGGGCTTCTGGGAGTGAGGACGGTCTATCTGTTCCCTAACCAGACAGGATACCCCTACCCAGACACTCGCTACGATGCTATCTGCTTCCAGG ctggtgaggatgaagatgtCGTGCCTGGGAGGACCACCCCTTTCCCAGACATCATCCACATTACACCCGCTCCTGGGGTGTACCCAGGCCTCGCTCCCCCACGTCGGGGTGAAGAGAGCAGGCGTGGAGAAGTGGACGCACTTCCCCCAATTCATGTCCCACCCAGTGTGACAGACACGTTCACTAAAGTGACTCCACCTGTAGGTCAGCCTGGATACCCTCTGACAGACATTGATGCTGCCATGGGTCCCACAG GTGTGGTGTTCCACTACCGACCCATCACTGGGCGGTACACTCTGACCTTTCTGGAAGCTTGTGAGGCCTGCCACAGCATTGGGGCGGTCATTGCCAGCCcccagcagctgcaggcagcCTTCGAGAAAGGCCTGCACCAGTGTGACGCCGGCTGGCTCCGTGACCAGACTGTCAG GTATCCAATCGTGTCACCCAGAGAAAACTGTGCAGGTAATCTGCCAAACCTTCCAGGAGTCAGGTCCTATGGCCTGAGACCAGCCAGTGAACGTTACGATGTCTTTTGTTATGTGGATAGTCTGCAAG GTGAGGTCTTCTACACCAGCGACTATGACAGCTTCTCCTATGAGGAGGCTGTGCAGCACTGTCAGAAACTGAACACCACCCTGGCCACCACGGGACAGCTGTACGCTGCCTGGAATCAAGGATTTGACAAGTGTCGTCCAGGCTGGCTGATGGACCGCAGTGTCCGCTACCCCATCACAACGCCCAAGTCCCACTGTGGAGGAGGCCAGGTGGGGGTTCACATTGTCTATGCCTACCCCAACCAGACAGGATTCCCAGATGAGCACTCACGCTATGACGCATACTGTTTCAAAG ctgaaatcCCAGTTGTTCGCATTGAAAATGAAACGAGTGTGAAACCAACAATAGTGACAACAGTCACAGTTGCCCCTGTTGCTCCCACTG ttgaaacTACTGTTGCCTATACTGAAACTGTGACTGAGACCAGTGTGAATATCACTGAAACAGAGGTGTTAATCAACGAGACAATCATCACACCTCAGCAAGTTGCTCCTACTG TGGGATCCATTTTTCCCCTTTCACCCCCAGTCCCTGTTGATGTGTCAGGCTCTGGTTCGGCTGATCATTCAGCCAGCGGGGAGATCTCAGGAGAGTCTGGCACCTCCAGCACCAGTGGTGACGCCTCTGGTTCAGGACATGAAATCACATTCAGTGGACACACTGACGTCTTCTCTGGAGACCAGTCTGCTTCCGGAGTTCCCCAGGAGGCAGAAGGAGGGAGTGCTGTTATCTCCACATCTGGAGACCTGGGTAGTGCTTCGGGATCTGGGGAGGGGATTGACGGACAACACTCTGGCTTCCCTGTGTCAGGATCAGGTTTTATCAGTGGAAGTGGGGACATCAGTGGTAGCGGAGACTTGATAATCGTCATGGTGGATGGAAAGATGGTGGAGATTTCAAAAACCCACAGACAACCTGATGAGTTAGGCAAGGGAGGCATCGACATGATCGAATCAAGTGCATCCGGATCGGGAAGTGCGTCTGGGTCAGGCTCTGGTGGATTTTCTGGCATCTCCTTTGTTGACCACAGTGCTGTTGACCTGACAGTTCAGCCATCTGGTGAGCAGGAGGTGTCTGGATATCGTCCTTTTGGATCAGGGTTCCACAGTGGTTTTCCAAGCGGTTTTCCATCTGGTGTTTCAGGCAGCGGCTCTGCCTCTGGAGACTCTGTCCAGCAACGTGGCGATGTCATCTACATaacagatgatcagatgattgAAGTGACCGTGCCGCCACTGGTAAGCCACCCTCAGCAGGGCCGGGGGGTGGTAGAGGTAAGCGGGGCAGGAAGTGGGTCAGGGATCCACCACGAATTTAGTGGCACTTTGGAGCATAGCTTGCATTTCTCTGGAAGCGGAGCCGCACATGAAAAACCCTCTGTTGAGGGGCTTTCGGTCGCCCTGCCACCCGGATCTACGATGACTTACTCAGAGTACATTGCCAGTCTCAATCAATCAGGCCTCGGGGAGGGGGAACAGGAAGGCCACAGAGTTTATGTTGTGACTCCGGACACAGCCTACACCAGCCCAACCACAGCACCATCAGTGTCATTAGCAGCCCCTGTTGTTGTGGAGCAGCCTGAAGTAGTGGAAG AGTCTGTAGACCCTTGTGATCCAAACCCCTGTGGATCAGGATCCTGCTCTGTGCAGGGTGAGGTCGCTGTATGTCAGTGTCCCAGCGGCTTCACCGGTGAAGACTGCTCGACAC cGGTGCAGGGCTGTCCTGAAGGCTGGTTGGAGTTCATGGGCAGCTGTTACCTTCACTTTGCGGAGAGATATACCTGGTCGGACGCTGAGCAGCGCTGTCAGGAGCTCAACGCTCACCTGGTCAGCATCAGCTctcaggaggagcaggagttTGTCAACT CCAATGGTCAGGACTACCAGTGGATTGGACTTAATGACAAAGATGTGCAGAATGAGTTCCGCTGGACAGACAGCAGTCCTCTG ACCTTTGAGAACTGGAGGCCCAACCAGCCTGATAACTACTTCAACTCTGAGGAGGATTGTGTGGTGATGATCTGGCATGAGGGCGGACAGTGGAATGACGTGCCCTGCAACTACCACCTTCCTTTCACCTGCAAGACTGGACCAG TCATGTGCGGAGCTCCGCCTGAGGTGGAACATGCCCGGCCAAtgggcagcagcagagagcgctACCCCATCAACTCTACAGTCCGCTACCAGTGTGATGCAGGCTACACACAGCGCCACCTGCCTGTCATACGCTGTATGCCAGGTGGACAGTGGGGGGAACCACAAGTGGAATGTATAGAAG CCGGCGCCAGCAGTAACAGGCTACACAAAAGATCCCTCAGGAGAAGAAGTAAAGGGGTCAGCAGCCAACAGGAACAGAGGAAGCTGCTCTGA
- the acanb gene encoding aggrecan core protein isoform X2 — MMTPLLLLCVSLPIISATIFEKHDDLDGTLRVSIPMELPLRPLLGGKVVAPCYFQDNTVNDPGAPTIAPLSHRIKWSYVTKEKVTTILVASEGKVQVETEYLDRVTMVNYPLVPTDATMEITELRSKDSGIYRCEVTHGIEDNYDSVEIQVQGIVFHYRAISTRYTLTFEKAKAACIQNSATIATPAQLQAAYDDGYHQCDAGWLSDQTVRYPIHEPRERCYGDKENFPGVRTYGVRDVNETYDVYCFAEKMSGRVFYSTSVEKFTFYEAGDQCAKLGARLATTGELYLAWKGGMDVCNAGWLADRSVRYPINIARPQCGGGLLGVRTVYLFPNQTGYPYPDTRYDAICFQAGEDEDVVPGRTTPFPDIIHITPAPGVYPGLAPPRRGEESRRGEVDALPPIHVPPSVTDTFTKVTPPVGQPGYPLTDIDAAMGPTGVVFHYRPITGRYTLTFLEACEACHSIGAVIASPQQLQAAFEKGLHQCDAGWLRDQTVRYPIVSPRENCAGNLPNLPGVRSYGLRPASERYDVFCYVDSLQGEVFYTSDYDSFSYEEAVQHCQKLNTTLATTGQLYAAWNQGFDKCRPGWLMDRSVRYPITTPKSHCGGGQVGVHIVYAYPNQTGFPDEHSRYDAYCFKAEIPVVRIENETSVKPTIVTTVTVAPVAPTVETTVAYTETVTETSVNITETEVLINETIITPQQVAPTVGSIFPLSPPVPVDVSGSGSADHSASGEISGESGTSSTSGDASGSGHEITFSGHTDVFSGDQSASGVPQEAEGGSAVISTSGDLGSASGSGEGIDGQHSGFPVSGSGFISGSGDISGSGDLIIVMVDGKMVEISKTHRQPDELGKGGIDMIESSASGSGSASGSGSGGFSGISFVDHSAVDLTVQPSGEQEVSGYRPFGSGFHSGFPSGFPSGVSGSGSASGDSVQQRGDVIYITDDQMIEVTVPPLVSHPQQGRGVVEVSGAGSGSGIHHEFSGTLEHSLHFSGSGAAHEKPSVEGLSVALPPGSTMTYSEYIASLNQSGLGEGEQEGHRVYVVTPDTAYTSPTTAPSVSLAAPVVVEQPEVVEESVDPCDPNPCGSGSCSVQGEVAVCQCPSGFTGEDCSTPVQGCPEGWLEFMGSCYLHFAERYTWSDAEQRCQELNAHLVSISSQEEQEFVNSNGQDYQWIGLNDKDVQNEFRWTDSSPLTFENWRPNQPDNYFNSEEDCVVMIWHEGGQWNDVPCNYHLPFTCKTGPVMCGAPPEVEHARPMGSSRERYPINSTVRYQCDAGYTQRHLPVIRCMPGGQWGEPQVECIEAGASSNRLHKRSLRRRSKGVSSQQEQRKLL; from the exons ATGATGACCCCCTtgcttctgctgtgtgtgtccttgccCATCATCTCAGCAACAATATTTGAAAAACATGATG ACTTGGACGGGACATTGCGTGTCAGCATCCCTATGGAGTTGCCTCTCCGTCCTCTGCTGGGAGGTAAGGTAGTGGCACCGTGTTACTTCCAGGACAACACCGTCAACGACCCCGGAGCCCCAACTATCGCCCCACTCTCCCACCGCATCAAATGGTCCTATGTCACCAAGGAGAAAGTCACCACCATCCTGGTGGCGTCAGAGGGAAAAGTTCAGGTGGAGACAGAGTATTTGGACAGAGTGACGATGGTTAACTATCCCCTGGTGCCCACTGATGCCACCATGGAGATAACAGAGCTGAGGTCCAAAGATTCTGGCATTTACCGCTGCGAGGTGACGCACGGCATCGAGGATAACTACGACTCTGTGGAGATCCAAGTTCAGG GTATTGTGTTCCACTACCGAGCCATCTCCACCCGATACACCTTGACGTTTGAAAAGGCCAAGGCAGCCTGTATCCAGAACAGTGCCACCATTGCCACTCCAGCCCAGCTGCAGGCTGCCTACGACGATGGATACCACCAGTGTGATGCTGGTTGGCTCTCTGATCAGACTGTTAG GTACCCCATCCATGAGCCCAGAGAGCGTTGCTATGGAGACAAAGAGAACTTCCCCGGCGTGAGAACCTATGGAGTGAGAGACGTCAATGAGACCTACGACGTGTACTGTTTTGCTGAGAAGATGTCAG GCAGAGTTTTCTACTCCACGTCTGTAGAGAAGTTTACTTTCTATGAAGCAGGAGATCAGTGTGCTAAACTCGGCGCCCGGCTCGCTACCACCGGAGAACTTTACCTGGCCTGGAAGGGTGGCATGGATGTGTGCAACGCTGGCTGGCTGGCAGACAGGAGCGTGCGCTACCCTATTAACATCGCCAGGCCTCAGTGTGGAGGGGGGCTTCTGGGAGTGAGGACGGTCTATCTGTTCCCTAACCAGACAGGATACCCCTACCCAGACACTCGCTACGATGCTATCTGCTTCCAGG ctggtgaggatgaagatgtCGTGCCTGGGAGGACCACCCCTTTCCCAGACATCATCCACATTACACCCGCTCCTGGGGTGTACCCAGGCCTCGCTCCCCCACGTCGGGGTGAAGAGAGCAGGCGTGGAGAAGTGGACGCACTTCCCCCAATTCATGTCCCACCCAGTGTGACAGACACGTTCACTAAAGTGACTCCACCTGTAGGTCAGCCTGGATACCCTCTGACAGACATTGATGCTGCCATGGGTCCCACAG GTGTGGTGTTCCACTACCGACCCATCACTGGGCGGTACACTCTGACCTTTCTGGAAGCTTGTGAGGCCTGCCACAGCATTGGGGCGGTCATTGCCAGCCcccagcagctgcaggcagcCTTCGAGAAAGGCCTGCACCAGTGTGACGCCGGCTGGCTCCGTGACCAGACTGTCAG GTATCCAATCGTGTCACCCAGAGAAAACTGTGCAGGTAATCTGCCAAACCTTCCAGGAGTCAGGTCCTATGGCCTGAGACCAGCCAGTGAACGTTACGATGTCTTTTGTTATGTGGATAGTCTGCAAG GTGAGGTCTTCTACACCAGCGACTATGACAGCTTCTCCTATGAGGAGGCTGTGCAGCACTGTCAGAAACTGAACACCACCCTGGCCACCACGGGACAGCTGTACGCTGCCTGGAATCAAGGATTTGACAAGTGTCGTCCAGGCTGGCTGATGGACCGCAGTGTCCGCTACCCCATCACAACGCCCAAGTCCCACTGTGGAGGAGGCCAGGTGGGGGTTCACATTGTCTATGCCTACCCCAACCAGACAGGATTCCCAGATGAGCACTCACGCTATGACGCATACTGTTTCAAAG ctgaaatcCCAGTTGTTCGCATTGAAAATGAAACGAGTGTGAAACCAACAATAGTGACAACAGTCACAGTTGCCCCTGTTGCTCCCACTG ttgaaacTACTGTTGCCTATACTGAAACTGTGACTGAGACCAGTGTGAATATCACTGAAACAGAGGTGTTAATCAACGAGACAATCATCACACCTCAGCAAGTTGCTCCTACTG TGGGATCCATTTTTCCCCTTTCACCCCCAGTCCCTGTTGATGTGTCAGGCTCTGGTTCGGCTGATCATTCAGCCAGCGGGGAGATCTCAGGAGAGTCTGGCACCTCCAGCACCAGTGGTGACGCCTCTGGTTCAGGACATGAAATCACATTCAGTGGACACACTGACGTCTTCTCTGGAGACCAGTCTGCTTCCGGAGTTCCCCAGGAGGCAGAAGGAGGGAGTGCTGTTATCTCCACATCTGGAGACCTGGGTAGTGCTTCGGGATCTGGGGAGGGGATTGACGGACAACACTCTGGCTTCCCTGTGTCAGGATCAGGTTTTATCAGTGGAAGTGGGGACATCAGTGGTAGCGGAGACTTGATAATCGTCATGGTGGATGGAAAGATGGTGGAGATTTCAAAAACCCACAGACAACCTGATGAGTTAGGCAAGGGAGGCATCGACATGATCGAATCAAGTGCATCCGGATCGGGAAGTGCGTCTGGGTCAGGCTCTGGTGGATTTTCTGGCATCTCCTTTGTTGACCACAGTGCTGTTGACCTGACAGTTCAGCCATCTGGTGAGCAGGAGGTGTCTGGATATCGTCCTTTTGGATCAGGGTTCCACAGTGGTTTTCCAAGCGGTTTTCCATCTGGTGTTTCAGGCAGCGGCTCTGCCTCTGGAGACTCTGTCCAGCAACGTGGCGATGTCATCTACATaacagatgatcagatgattgAAGTGACCGTGCCGCCACTGGTAAGCCACCCTCAGCAGGGCCGGGGGGTGGTAGAGGTAAGCGGGGCAGGAAGTGGGTCAGGGATCCACCACGAATTTAGTGGCACTTTGGAGCATAGCTTGCATTTCTCTGGAAGCGGAGCCGCACATGAAAAACCCTCTGTTGAGGGGCTTTCGGTCGCCCTGCCACCCGGATCTACGATGACTTACTCAGAGTACATTGCCAGTCTCAATCAATCAGGCCTCGGGGAGGGGGAACAGGAAGGCCACAGAGTTTATGTTGTGACTCCGGACACAGCCTACACCAGCCCAACCACAGCACCATCAGTGTCATTAGCAGCCCCTGTTGTTGTGGAGCAGCCTGAAGTAGTGGAAG AGTCTGTAGACCCTTGTGATCCAAACCCCTGTGGATCAGGATCCTGCTCTGTGCAGGGTGAGGTCGCTGTATGTCAGTGTCCCAGCGGCTTCACCGGTGAAGACTGCTCGACAC cGGTGCAGGGCTGTCCTGAAGGCTGGTTGGAGTTCATGGGCAGCTGTTACCTTCACTTTGCGGAGAGATATACCTGGTCGGACGCTGAGCAGCGCTGTCAGGAGCTCAACGCTCACCTGGTCAGCATCAGCTctcaggaggagcaggagttTGTCAACT CCAATGGTCAGGACTACCAGTGGATTGGACTTAATGACAAAGATGTGCAGAATGAGTTCCGCTGGACAGACAGCAGTCCTCTG ACCTTTGAGAACTGGAGGCCCAACCAGCCTGATAACTACTTCAACTCTGAGGAGGATTGTGTGGTGATGATCTGGCATGAGGGCGGACAGTGGAATGACGTGCCCTGCAACTACCACCTTCCTTTCACCTGCAAGACTGGACCAG TCATGTGCGGAGCTCCGCCTGAGGTGGAACATGCCCGGCCAAtgggcagcagcagagagcgctACCCCATCAACTCTACAGTCCGCTACCAGTGTGATGCAGGCTACACACAGCGCCACCTGCCTGTCATACGCTGTATGCCAGGTGGACAGTGGGGGGAACCACAAGTGGAATGTATAGAAG CCGGCGCCAGCAGTAACAGGCTACACAAAAGATCCCTCAGGAGAAGAAGTAAAGGGGTCAGCAGCCAACAGGAACAGAGGAAGCTGCTCTGA